One uncultured Gellertiella sp. genomic window carries:
- a CDS encoding thiolase family protein — protein MSVLRSPSTDPVVIVAATRTPIGAFQGALSPLSAPELGAIAVRGALAQSGLDTADARDVFRDVDEIFMGNVLSAGLGQNPARQAALKGGLGEATPATTVSKVCGSGMKALMLAHDGLLAGSSRITLAGGMESMSNAPYLSLKTRGGARLGHAELKDHMFLDGLEDAASGRLMGSYAEDIAGQYGFSREDQDTYALRSLQRAVDAEASGAFHREIVAVSHGEGRNAVALARDEQPSKANPARIPTLKAAFRPGGTVTAANSSSISDGAAALLLMRESEASARGLVPLVRIVGHSGHARAPALFTTAPVGAISALLESLGWTSGDVDLWEINEAFAVVAMIAIHDLGLDPERVNIHGGACALGHPIGASGARIVVTLLHAMRAQNARRGIASLCIGGGEATAIALELV, from the coding sequence GGGCGCACTTTCCCCGCTCTCTGCCCCTGAGCTTGGAGCCATCGCCGTCAGGGGCGCACTGGCGCAATCCGGTCTTGATACCGCCGACGCAAGGGATGTCTTCCGCGATGTCGACGAGATTTTCATGGGCAACGTGCTTTCTGCCGGGCTTGGCCAGAACCCGGCCCGGCAGGCGGCCCTGAAGGGCGGGCTTGGCGAGGCGACACCGGCCACCACCGTCTCCAAGGTCTGCGGTTCCGGCATGAAGGCGCTGATGCTCGCCCATGACGGACTGCTTGCCGGAAGCAGCCGGATCACCCTTGCCGGTGGCATGGAATCGATGAGCAATGCCCCCTATCTCTCGCTGAAAACCCGTGGCGGCGCGCGGCTCGGCCATGCTGAGCTCAAGGACCACATGTTCCTCGATGGTCTGGAAGATGCCGCCTCCGGTCGCCTGATGGGCAGCTATGCCGAAGATATTGCCGGGCAGTATGGTTTCAGCCGGGAAGATCAGGACACCTATGCCCTGCGCTCGCTGCAACGGGCTGTGGATGCGGAGGCATCGGGGGCCTTTCATCGCGAAATCGTTGCTGTCAGCCACGGGGAAGGGCGCAACGCGGTCGCGCTGGCGCGGGACGAGCAGCCGTCGAAGGCAAATCCTGCCAGGATCCCGACGCTGAAAGCCGCCTTCCGCCCGGGCGGCACGGTGACGGCGGCCAATTCCTCCTCGATTTCCGATGGTGCGGCCGCATTGCTGCTGATGCGCGAAAGCGAGGCCAGCGCCCGCGGCCTCGTGCCGCTGGTGCGCATCGTCGGCCATTCCGGCCATGCCCGCGCCCCTGCCCTGTTCACCACCGCCCCCGTCGGCGCGATCTCGGCGCTGCTTGAAAGCCTCGGCTGGACGAGCGGCGATGTCGATCTCTGGGAAATCAACGAGGCCTTTGCGGTTGTGGCGATGATTGCCATTCACGATCTCGGGCTTGACCCCGAGCGGGTCAATATCCATGGCGGAGCTTGCGCGCTCGGCCACCCGATCGGAGCCTCCGGCGCCCGTATCGTCGTGACCCTCCTGCATGCGATGCGGGCCCAAAACGCACGGCGCGGCATTGCCTCGCTCTGCATCGGTGGCGGCGAGGCCACCGCCATCGCGCTCGAACTGGTGTGA